The Streptomyces sp. NBC_00569 genomic sequence CTGATCGACGAGCAGAAAACGAGCAGAAAAGGAGTGTCTGGCATGACTGCTGTGACCGCCGGCGCGCTGCTGGCCGAACCCGACGTGGCCGCGTTCCGGGCCGCGATGGCCCGATTCCCGACGGGCGTCACCCTGCTCACCCAAGGGAGCGGCGACGAGACCCTCGTGATGACGCTCAACACCCTGACCTCGGTCTCACTCGACCCGCTGCTGATCCTCGTGTCCGTCAAGGCTTCCGGCCGGATGCGCCCGCGGATCTCGAGCTCGGGCAGCTTCGCCGTGAACGTGCTCGCCGAGTCACAGCTGGATCTGGCGCTGGAATTCTGCCGGCCCGACCGGCCCGAGGGCCGCGCCGCGATGCTGCGCCTCGGTGCC encodes the following:
- a CDS encoding flavin reductase family protein — protein: MTAVTAGALLAEPDVAAFRAAMARFPTGVTLLTQGSGDETLVMTLNTLTSVSLDPLLILVSVKASGRMRPRISSSGSFAVNVLAESQLDLALEFCRPDRPEGRAAMLRLGAEEGVTGNAVLPAAETYVECVLDAEYTAGDHTLLIGRVVALSGGSSEPDPLLFHQGRFGRLSPASSASSVEQREAAA